Proteins from a genomic interval of Papaver somniferum cultivar HN1 chromosome 4, ASM357369v1, whole genome shotgun sequence:
- the LOC113362808 gene encoding vacuolar protein 8-like, which produces MKLPETHHYQISSSLIPLLIEEINDIQTFKGKWSVIKSKLNDLPTQLKDLSDFPNFTTNPLSSDLLISISQTLTDSLTLVKNCKNPNFSAGKLRTQSDIDSVISKLDRHVHDIEILIKSGVMDQETGGGSKRETVRVESRNLITRLQIGDFEGRSAAMDTLLGLLQEDDKNVLIAVAQGVVPVLVKLLDSSCLEIKEKSVSAISRVSLIDSSKHVLIAEGVLLLNHLLRVLESGSGFAKEKACVTLQALSFSRENARGIGCRGGICSLLAICQSGTPSSQAVAAGVLRNLAGFSEIRQNFVEENAVPVLIGLVSSGTVVAQENAIECVRNLVSEDENLKLLVVREGGIECLKNFWDSSAMGRSIESAIGLLRNMGSYRPIAEVIVADGFINRLVGALSCGVSGVRVAASKAIYELGFSTKTRKEMGDCGCIPPLVRMLDMKTIEEKEASAMALSSLMQLGSNRRIFQKDERGILGTVQLLDPLVQNLDKKYPISILLSIAHLKKCRKEMVAAGACAHLQKLVEMDIEGAKKLIESLSRGKLWGVFPRP; this is translated from the coding sequence ATGAAATTACCAGAAACCCATCATTACCAAATCTCAAGCAGTCTAATTCCACTCCTAATTGAAGAAATCAATGATATCCAAACTTTTAAAGGAAAATGGTCAGTAATCAAGTCTAAACTCAATGATTTACCAACACAACTCAAGGATTTATCAGATTTCCCTAATTTCACAACAAACCCATTATCATCTGatcttttaatttcaatttcacagACGTTAACTGACTCATTAACCCTAGTGAAGAACTGTAAAAACCCAAATTTCAGTGCTGGGAAGTTGAGAACACAAAGTGATATTGACTCAGTTATATCTAAGCTTGATCGACATGTTCATGATATTGAGATTCTGATTAAAAGTGGTGTTATGGATCAAGAGACTGGTGGTGGTTCAAAGAGAGAAACGGTGAGGGTGGAATCCAGGAATTTGATTACGCGGTTACAGATTGGGGATTTTGAAGGGAGGAGTGCTGCAATGGATACGTTGCTGGGGTTGCTGCAGGAGGATGATAAGAATGTATTGATTGCTGTTGCACAAGGTGTTGTACCTGTACTTGTTAAATTACTTGATTCTAGTTGTTTAGAGATTAAAGAAAAATCCGTTTCTGCAATTTCTAGAGTTTCATTGATTGATAGTAGTAAACATGTTTTGATAGCCGAAggtgttttgttattgaaccatTTGTTAAGAGTGTTAGAATCTGGTAGTGGGTTTGCAAAAGAAAAAGCATGTGTGACATTACAAGCTTTAAGCTTTTCGAGAGAGAATGCCAGGGGGATTGGTTGTAGAGGTGGAATTTGTTCACTTTTAGCCATTTGTCAATCTGGGACGCCGAGTTCTCAAGCTGTTGCAGCTGGTGTGTTGAGAAATCTAGCTGGGTTTTCTGAAATTCGGCAGAATTTTGTTGAGGAGAATGCAGTTCCAGTTTTGATTGGGCTTGTTTCCTCGGGTACGGTTGTTGCGCAAGAGAATGCGATTGAATGCGTGCGTAATTTAGTGTCTGAGGATGAGAATTTGAAGCTTCTAGTTGTTAGAGAAGGTGGAATTGAGTGTTTAAAGAATTTCTGGGATTCATCAGCGATGGGGCGAAGTATTGAGTCTGCGATTGGTTTGTTAAGAAATATGGGTTCGTACCGACCAATTGCTGAAGTTATTGTTGCTGATGGTTTTATAAACAGGCTTGTTGGGGCTTTAAGTTGTGGAGTGTCTGGTGTAAGAGTTGCTGCGTCGAAAGCTATTTATGAATTGGGATTCAGCACTAAAACGAGAAAGGAAATGGGTGACTGTGGGTGTATTCCTCCTTTGGTTAGGATGCTGGATATGAAAACAATTGAAGAGAAAGAAGCCTCAGCAATGGCTTTGTCTTCTCTCATGCAGTTAGGAAGTAATCGAAGGATTTTTCAGAAGGATGAAAGAGGGATACTTGGTACGGTACAGCTTCTTGATCCTCTTGTGCAGAATTTGGATAAGAAATACCCAATTTCAATATTGCTTTCTATAGCACATTTGAAGAAGTGTAGGAAAGAAATGGTGGCTGCAGGGGCTTGTGCGCACTTACAAAAGCTTGTTGAAATGGATATTGAAGGTGCTAAGAAACTAATAGAAAGCTTGAGTCGTGGTAAACTTTGGGGGGTATTTCCCAGACCATGA